In a genomic window of Urocitellus parryii isolate mUroPar1 chromosome 2, mUroPar1.hap1, whole genome shotgun sequence:
- the Rtp4 gene encoding receptor-transporting protein 4, whose translation MLGRRRMYLDISTWEQKLQELIQQEKPWAKWTLKLDENIQPGGMARGWRQYMQRAFGRFCCSSCHRSWASAQVKILCHMSTQHRIYNGQVLLRIFAQRCQKCSWSQFENPEFSSDSTMRILNNLAQCILHSYYGHNFRKMPVAPVVGLNGPHDRSNCEACTLGICVRGSQVPIKKPTESPPSGPNPRFLILYGNEIPGDPPLEFSSDDIIKIFCFALFFIVWIVICAKQNKSNW comes from the exons ATGCTCGGCAGAAGGAGAATGTATTTGGATATCAGTACATGGGAGCAGAAGCTTCAAGAACTGATCCAGCAGGAGAAACCCTGGGCCAAATGGACCCTGAAGTTGGATGAGAACATTCAGCCGGGTGGCATGGCCCGAGGATGGAGGCAGTACATGCAGAGAGCATTTGGGAG GTTCTGTTGTTCCTCATGCCATCGAAGCTGGGCTTCTGCTCAAGTGAAGATCCTGTGCCACATGTCTACACAGCACCGGATATACAATGGCCAGGTGCTTCTGCGGATTTTTGCTCAGAGGTGCCAGAAGTGTTCCTGGTCTCAATTTGAGAATCCTGAGTTCTCTTCAGATAGCACCATGAGAATTCTGAACAACCTGGCGCAGTGTATTCTGCACAGCTACTATGGGCATAACTTCAGGAAGATGCCGGTTGCTCCGGTCGTGGGGTTGAATGGGCCCCATGACAGGAGCAATTGTGAGGCGTGCACTCTGGGCATCTGTGTAAGGGGTTCACAGGTACCTATCAAAAAGCCAACCGAGTCTCCACCTTCTGGCCCAAACCCAAGATTCTTAATTTTGTATGGTAATGAGATTCCTGGTGACCCACCCTTAGAATTTTCTTCAGATGACATTATAAAGATTTTCTGTTTTGCACTATTTTTTATAGTATGGATAGTCATatgtgctaagcaaaataagtctaACTGGtag